The Phlebotomus papatasi isolate M1 chromosome 3, Ppap_2.1, whole genome shotgun sequence genomic sequence aaataatatgctgttataaataaaaacattacttttctttttgtttgttatttagatctcatcgcctaacgataatactgccttttttgtgatggtttcgataaaagaagctcttcgtagttctgtatttatgaaaatgtcaaaattttgaacttagagccccagtatccagacaatcgcttgacctaggtcggattttatatatgttctgaaaaggtcttgacatcagccagaacatactaaaatttcagctcaatcggataagttttttgttctgacagttattcaaaatggcggacagaatcgtcaaatcaagatggcgaccatgctatcttgtagatctcggtcattttatcttaagttcccaataaattgaataatttttagccaaatacttttctaataaagctttagaaagaccattaaatGCAATTTAATAACATAAATCGTGCGTTCTTAagaagactatagtgaaaaaaggaatttactaaaataatgaacaaaatcgaagtggattattctagccagataaatttagaatagatttggacaatttacttctctgaaatcgattttggaattgcatctttaGATAACTTtatcgcggagtcgttttttgacaaaatacctatactaggatttcattgactattactgaaactacaagaatccttttgaggatcatagtaccttacttggtacttaacatatccctatatactttgacatggtagaccggatcggcgaagactatcaataagtgttagaattgttcaaagtctcacaaacagcagagtgcaaagtcaccccccgagtgcaaagtcacccgcaacgacggtacgtgTCAAAATTTGACAGCAATTGGGCCATTATTGGTTTCTCAGTTCCCAAGCTACAGCTGTTAGAATTAATCAAcctaagtttttctttaaatggaaaattctgaGTTTCGTTTTCTAATTAAACACTATTACTTAAGTAAGAAAACGAtaacccaaactaaatataagCTAGATTAGATAATCATTAACCGGATATTTAGTTTTCGAGTTTTCGTTGAGACACTACAAAGAAAAATGGCGCTGAATAATCTGGACGCCGACGAGGACGCCGAAAGAtgtcaatattttagaaaacatCTAAAAATCAATGATATTGTGTGGAAGGACCCCAAAGTAAAATTAAGGGAGTTAGCTTATTACAAAGATGTCATATGACTTTTTGTTCAACATCTTATATGATATTTTGGATATGAAGAAGTTCTTCGCACAATGGCTGCCGTATTTGCCCACTTTGGACGAAaaccgaaaaattaaaaaagaaacataactgctcgaaattgggtttgaattgGTCCTTCAGTTTCAGTCGCCATATTCGCAAGACCAGTACTCAAGGGAGTTTTAACCAAAGAAATGGCTCACCGATTACCATTTTCACTCAAATGAGAAACTAAAATCTGAAAGTATGGCTTATTTTGGAGAgttttcgaaatttatttaGATAATTGTTCAAAACGCTATATCGACTTTTAAAGAACGTATCTTGACAAATGGAATTGAATTtgaccaaaaataattttcacttaGTCTACAGACTTTTTGACCGATGCATTAAAATaagaagtaatttaaaaaaaatctcgttATTTCGTGGCTCTTTTAGTGAATTTTGCTGAAACATTTCCTTCATAAAACAAATTTGATCATGGagaaataaaattcaacaaaaaatccCAGAGCCGTTAACgatcacaaatttaattttgtaacattcaatttatattttcacAAAAGTTTACACTAAATCTTTTGCAGAAGTTGCATTTTAAGAAAGATTGATTATTATTACTGTTACATAATAAGATTTAGTATGCTAAATGCAATACTTGCTCCCGGCCAAGAAGAGAGCGCAAATacaagaataaaattgaaattaattttggttGCTGATACTAATGTCATGTCATTCATTATAATAAGTGGATTTTATATCAATTAcgctttttaataatattattattgtacTTCTAATACACTAATCTTCACTTTCATCTCAATAAAACCttctattaaatttattcgATAAAGCTTTTGTTAAATCACAGATTTTAATCAAACAATACAATCATCATGATCATTGATAATTAAAACCATTTCGATTCTTTCGTtcacataaaattaaatatttctaaaatatttttatgtaccGTTTTCTACGTTGTGCGAATCTTCAACACATTATCACtggtcaatatatttttttaagttcacTCTATCTATCGATCTACCGTCTGTAACTtgcaatattcacaaaattataTTCCATATTTNNNNNNNNNNNNNNNNNNNNNNNNNNNNNNNNNNNNNNNNNNNNNNNNNNNNNNNNNNNNNNNNNNNNNNNNNNNNNNNNNNNNNNNNNNNNNNNNNNNNNNNNNNNNNNNNNNNNNNNNNNNNNNNNNNNNNNNNNNNNNNNNNNNNNNNNNNNNNNNNNNNNNNNNNNNNNNNNNNNNNNNNNNNNNNNNNNNNNNNNNNNNNNNNNNNNNNNNNNNNNNNNNNNNNNNNNNNNNNNNNNNNNNNNNNNNNNNNNNNNNNNNNNNNNNNNNNNNNNNNNNNNNNNNNNNNNNNNNNNNNNNNNNNNNNNNNNNNNNNNNNNNNNNNNNNNNNNNNNNNNNNNNNNNNNNNNNNNNNNNNNNNNNNNNNNNNNNNNNNNNNNNNNNNNNNNNNNNNNNNNNNNNNNNNNNNNNNNNNNNNNNNNNNNNNNNNNNNNNNNNNNNNNNNNNNNNNNNNNNNNNNNNNNNNNNNNNNNNNNNNNNNNNNNNNNNNNNNNNNNTACAAAAAAACTCgcgatttttcattaaaaataaggaaaaataatgtttttgaaGAAAAGATCAGAGCAACTTTTCGGGAAACTTTTCTAGCGATCGCACCTATAGAGTCCGACTGATCGTGCGTAGTTGAGACACAAATGGAATTGCACAATAAAATGAGAGCAGCAATCATAAATCTTCCTCAATGATTGTCTCATTTAATCCACTGAATCACTATTAAATTGGCCAGAGGCTCAATGGGCAGGAGAACACTGCGATGATCACTTTCATTCAAACTCCACGTGGCAGGAATAATTCCGCCTGATCATTTCAGAGAGAAATCAATCACAATAGTTCTCGCATGATTCTCAGAGAAGAAATGGGTCAGATGATAATTTTCTCAGGAATTTATGGGCGATATGAGGATCAATGATCACTTTCCCGGCACGAGACACTTTTCTCGAGGTTCTTCCACTCACTGCGCGTGCAGTGATTCTCTTGTGGTACTTTTTGCTCTGAGGCACGTTAAAAATATCCCTCAATTTTCTATCCACGATTCTCGGCGTCGAATCGTCGCTTTCAATCGTTTTTTTGGCACTCATCTGACTGCCCGTGGAATCTGCGGAATGCATCGGGATTCCAGGAGCAAACCTTGTTTTTCTATTGCGGTGTCTTGCAGAGAAAATCTTGGCACAACCACCTAGAAAAATGACTAGCGGAAAATTTGACGGTCTTCTTAATGAACCCAAGACACAATTTATAGCTCTGAATGAGTCAAAACAATCCATTTAGACTCCTGATAATTCCCCAGTAACTTCTAAAAGAAATCaagtccaagaaaaaaaataatttcctaaatttaagaatttttatttgccAAATGCCTCTCACAATCCTCAAGGGTTCCTATCAATTTATCCAAATACTCCCTATCCATCTCAACATGAACACTCTCTCCTGGATTTTTCCCTTTCCGGCAGTTCAGCGTCAATGAAGTTATCAGCTTCTGGACAGTTGAAGAACTGCTGCTTCCCAGAATCCATTTTACATCCCAATCAAATGACACTAGAGCCTTCTGTTCAGAAGAAATACTCCTGAATACAAGATGCCTGAGAATCTCATCTTTTCTGCCCTCAATCACTCTCACAATCTTCTCCTGAAGCTCCGGATTGAGGTAGGAAAAGTACGATTTCAGGGATTTTTGATCGATCTGCCCTCGGGCATATTGCCCGAAAATGTTACTGAGACTCTTCGTGGCTAAATCCAATTCATCCTGATGGGTAAATCCATAGTCTTTCCAGGATTTCAGAAGATTTCTTCCAGAGTCCACAGAAACTTCCTGGTCAATTGCAAGGTTCAAAAACTGcaagaaaatcaaaatgaattCTAAGTTTATGAGGAAAATTTGTATCCTCACCTCTCGCAGAACATCCCCATTgtcaatatttaaagaaatttcatgCATTTTACTAGGAAATCAAGAAAATTCTAAAGGAAGGAttgtaaacaaaataaaaacaagacAGACATCAATTGGCGCTGTAAGCGGTGATTCAACATGGAAACTTGTTATATTAGAATGTTTGACAATTTGAAATGTAACGAAGTAAGCAGCATTTGAGTATCCCGGACGACCCCATATAACACTAAGGTAAGGTGTGTTGAATTTCTTATTTTCATGTTTAGTAACAGTTACTAAATACACAGCACTTAAAACTAAGGTATTAAAAGTAAGtgcttattaagtacttattattaAACACTTATTGTGTTAGTGattctcttaaccctttaaggaccattggaacaccggtgtcccataaagaaaataattttttctgactacctaaagttatttttttctaatgtctgtatcaggggcatgacatttcctatgttttccatatgtttctagctagccgaaaatttttttgagttttttagctgttttctgtcattgtagaatgagtTAGTAacaaatactaatacaaaataaaagccaatttaataacgaagaggcaaccgaaaaccctaaattggcaatctacgtagttttggagataacTCGTGAAATgtatacgaaaacagggaaaaaattgcattaaaactggtcgcatttttcagagctaatgtcaccctcctggtctgtatataattgtaaagtagaaggttgaagggatctacaatattttttgcaagtctctagctatttgctatgtagtaaatatttaagctcaaaatggcgaatatttaaattctcaaattcataattgattttatttattttttatacttcaaatttttttttaagcaaaacccttttggaaataaaaactgcaatactcatacgtaatatttttcattaaagcgaaaaatattattcattggtattgtcagaaaaattacttaaatttttgagctatttttgtccctatcgttcatagaagcacgaaatacacagaatcagactcagttggactttccaaggttttagatgtaagacttatcattgattatgtttcccagtttaatttttattgttgattttcagtccgtaaaaggtgtctcgtcgttaaagggttaaagtcttttgaataaagaaatattttgatttcTGAATGACAAGGGCAGAGACTACAAGAAAATCTTAAGAAATAGGATACATTtggatatacagtagactctcgctccaTCGGctttttttcaatcgggcgaaaaattttgttaacaattttcacgcttgattttgaagcaaatttgctcaaattcgctgtagttcttcctattttatcgtgatcctttataattgagcgctttttgtgaaatttacaaaggctttgacgccaaaatctatcaataaaccggatgacatttcgtcccaaatgcccatttgagagagagtctactgtaaggaTACATTTGGATATAGTTGGAAGCTGTTGCGTGTTTAGCTACGTGAATAAAAGTCTAAAAAGTGAAGTTGGAAATTTTGAGAGcaaattcatatttatttttgtattttccgtGAATTCATAAAAGGGCAAAATATGTGTGGtaggtaaaataaaattaaatactttaaaCCTAGAAagtaaaaaaactcaatttgctaaataaattatcaaatttggtGAGTAAGTGTTATATCGACGTACCTGGAGAATACAATAGACtgtctcaaattcgggcatttgggaccaaaatgtcacccgaattaaagagaaattcgggcgacaaactttttgaaatgaaacggttttttattcatctgtatgcacatattgagtttacgtaCTCAAATACATtgtaaatatcatgaaaatctcttaataatgcaaaataatatcAAAACTTATATTTGATGAATGAAAACTAAATGAAACTTATTTGTTTCAtttgataattataatcaaacttgaaaaatgttaacaaactttttccaaatttaactgccgtccgaattaaaaagtagcccgattttaaaagagccgaattagcgagagtctactgctGTATACCAAAGAATTAGATTTTCTTAATCTCCAGCTTTGTCGCCGCAGAGAGGCACCA encodes the following:
- the LOC129805779 gene encoding COMM domain-containing protein 8-like yields the protein MHEISLNIDNGDVLREFLNLAIDQEVSVDSGRNLLKSWKDYGFTHQDELDLATKSLSNIFGQYARGQIDQKSLKSYFSYLNPELQEKIVRVIEGRKDEILRHLVFRSISSEQKALVSFDWDVKWILGSSSSSTVQKLITSLTLNCRKGKNPGESVHVEMDREYLDKLIGTLEDCERHLANKNS